One Bradyrhizobium manausense DNA segment encodes these proteins:
- a CDS encoding sulfite exporter TauE/SafE family protein, which translates to MTLTDFLPRDVSLTIAMALCAIAFVSGTARGFSGFGAALIFMPLASSVAAPRLVAALLLVIDFVSAAPLLPNAWRKADRKATAVIVLGALVGVPAGTYFLSVLEPVTTRWIISCFVAALLLLLLSGWRYRGKDHAWLSVGIGGLSGFCSGLAQTGGPPIVGYWLGRPIAPLVARANIVLFFGASDCFSMLSYATTGLISRESLVLSLIVGPVYALGVAFGASLFGRASEMVFRRICYALIAMAVITGLPVLDGVLR; encoded by the coding sequence ATGACGCTTACGGACTTCCTTCCCAGGGATGTCAGTCTCACCATTGCGATGGCGCTCTGCGCCATCGCTTTCGTCTCGGGCACTGCGCGCGGCTTCTCGGGGTTCGGCGCGGCGTTGATCTTCATGCCGCTGGCAAGCAGCGTTGCGGCGCCGCGGCTGGTTGCGGCACTTCTGCTCGTCATCGATTTCGTCTCGGCCGCGCCGCTGCTGCCCAACGCCTGGCGCAAGGCGGACCGCAAGGCGACCGCCGTGATCGTGCTGGGCGCGCTGGTCGGCGTGCCCGCCGGCACCTATTTCCTCAGCGTGCTCGAGCCCGTCACCACGCGCTGGATCATCTCCTGCTTCGTCGCCGCGCTGCTTCTGCTGCTGCTGTCGGGCTGGCGCTATCGCGGCAAGGACCATGCCTGGCTCTCGGTCGGCATCGGCGGCCTCTCCGGCTTCTGCAGCGGCCTTGCGCAAACCGGCGGGCCGCCGATCGTGGGTTACTGGCTCGGCCGTCCCATTGCGCCGCTCGTCGCGCGCGCCAACATCGTGCTGTTCTTCGGCGCGTCGGATTGCTTCTCGATGCTTAGCTATGCCACGACAGGCCTGATCTCGCGCGAGTCGCTCGTGCTCTCGCTGATCGTCGGCCCGGTCTATGCGCTCGGCGTCGCCTTCGGCGCCTCGCTGTTCGGCCGCGCCAGCGAGATGGTCTTCCGCAGGATCTGCTACGCCCTGATCGCGATGGCCGTGATCACCGGGCTGCCGGTGCTGGACGGGGTGTTGCGCTAG
- a CDS encoding flavin monoamine oxidase family protein — translation MTITRRSFLSASAAFAAAPVLRATAAPLPREADIVVIGAGAAGIAAARRVLAANRKVVVVEASSQIGGRCITDSSTFDVPFDRGARWMHNPETNPMIRLARSAGLDVSPAPSGQKMRIGRRNARAGETEDFLAALVRANRAIDEAARGKLDTSCGSVLPKDLGDWAGAAEFVLGASFAGKDLKELSAIDKARAQDRNAPIACRQGLGTLIAKLGEQAPIVLSTPASRILWSNRDVSVETQSGKIVARAAIITVSTNVLMSGAIKFAPDIPKRTLDAASKLTLGSYDHIVLQLPGNPLGLSRDDILIEQSNSTRTALMYANIGGSSLCSIDVCGSFGRDLSEQGEKAMAAFAKEWITKLFGSEATAAGQKTAATRWNASPYVMGAMSAASPGGQLSRKILSEPVGNMFLAGEATHDTLWGTVDGAWESGERAADAALRKIGALKDEPADVPTQSTRKRRAPRH, via the coding sequence ATGACAATCACGCGCCGCAGCTTCCTATCGGCGTCGGCGGCCTTTGCCGCAGCGCCGGTCCTGCGCGCAACGGCCGCACCGCTGCCGCGCGAGGCTGACATTGTCGTGATCGGTGCGGGAGCGGCGGGTATCGCTGCAGCGCGGCGCGTCTTGGCGGCCAATCGCAAGGTCGTGGTGGTGGAGGCGTCCTCGCAGATCGGCGGGCGCTGCATCACGGATAGCTCTACCTTCGATGTGCCGTTCGACCGCGGTGCACGCTGGATGCACAATCCCGAGACCAATCCGATGATCCGCCTTGCGCGCAGCGCCGGGCTCGATGTCTCGCCGGCCCCCTCGGGCCAGAAGATGCGCATCGGCCGCCGCAATGCGCGCGCGGGCGAGACCGAGGACTTTCTGGCGGCGCTGGTGCGTGCCAACCGTGCCATCGACGAGGCCGCGCGTGGCAAGCTCGACACGTCTTGCGGGTCGGTCCTGCCAAAGGATCTCGGCGATTGGGCGGGCGCCGCCGAATTCGTGCTCGGCGCGAGCTTTGCCGGCAAGGATCTGAAGGAACTGTCGGCGATCGACAAGGCGCGCGCACAGGATCGCAACGCTCCGATCGCCTGTCGTCAGGGTCTGGGCACGTTGATCGCCAAACTCGGCGAGCAGGCGCCGATCGTGCTTTCGACGCCGGCCAGCCGCATCCTCTGGAGCAATCGCGACGTCAGCGTGGAGACGCAATCGGGCAAGATCGTCGCCCGCGCCGCCATCATCACGGTCTCGACCAACGTGCTCATGTCAGGCGCGATCAAGTTCGCGCCCGACATTCCCAAGCGCACCCTGGACGCCGCGTCAAAGCTCACGCTCGGCAGCTACGATCACATCGTGCTGCAACTGCCGGGCAATCCGCTCGGACTCTCGCGTGACGACATCCTGATCGAGCAAAGCAACTCGACGCGCACCGCGCTGATGTACGCCAATATCGGCGGATCCTCGCTGTGTTCGATCGACGTCTGCGGTTCGTTCGGCCGCGATCTCTCGGAGCAGGGCGAGAAGGCGATGGCGGCCTTCGCGAAGGAGTGGATCACGAAACTGTTTGGCAGCGAGGCGACGGCCGCCGGGCAGAAGACCGCTGCGACGCGCTGGAACGCCTCGCCCTATGTCATGGGCGCGATGTCGGCGGCTTCGCCCGGCGGACAGCTGTCGCGAAAAATCTTGAGCGAGCCGGTCGGCAACATGTTCCTCGCCGGCGAAGCCACGCACGACACGCTCTGGGGCACCGTCGACGGCGCCTGGGAAAGCGGCGAACGCGCCGCCGACGCCGCGCTGCGCAAGATCGGTGCGCTGAAGGACGAACCGGCCGACGTGCCGACGCAGTCGACGAGGAAGCGCCGCGCGCCGCGGCATTAG
- a CDS encoding YiiX/YebB-like N1pC/P60 family cysteine hydrolase, with translation MGTVLDSVGKVIAAYLSKEVPGYEPFTPSDPEHLRGVIQPGDVMLVEGNNRISGIIKYLTQSTWSHAALYVGPVEGAVEPDGEPHVLIEANIGEGVTSAPLSKYFPYHTRLCRPVGLSYEDRTTVCRYAINRIGFGYDTKNIIDLMRFLFPLPVPQRWRRRMIAIGSGDPTKIICSALIAQAFDAVRYPILPKITKAGSRAARREILHIRDSSLYMPRDFDISPYFEVVKPTIVHGFDYTALHWADKQKPLEEVAGSFGVFPETVSSPPLVPEAIDEEAPAEVPAEQVNAVTAEVERGSDHLPLLKRLAMYRPRRRGRSRERAA, from the coding sequence ATGGGGACGGTCCTAGATTCAGTCGGCAAGGTGATCGCCGCGTACCTCTCGAAGGAGGTGCCGGGCTACGAGCCGTTCACGCCGAGCGACCCCGAGCACCTGCGCGGCGTGATCCAGCCCGGCGACGTCATGCTGGTCGAGGGTAACAACCGCATCTCCGGCATCATCAAATATCTGACGCAGTCGACCTGGTCGCATGCCGCGCTCTATGTGGGTCCGGTCGAAGGCGCGGTGGAGCCCGACGGCGAGCCGCATGTGCTGATCGAGGCCAATATCGGCGAGGGCGTCACCTCCGCGCCGCTGTCGAAATATTTCCCCTATCACACCCGCCTCTGTCGTCCGGTCGGGCTGTCCTACGAGGACCGCACCACGGTGTGCCGCTATGCGATCAACCGCATCGGCTTCGGCTACGACACCAAGAACATCATCGACCTGATGCGCTTCCTGTTCCCGCTCCCGGTGCCGCAGCGCTGGCGGCGGCGCATGATCGCGATCGGCTCGGGCGATCCGACCAAGATCATCTGCTCCGCGCTGATCGCGCAGGCCTTCGACGCCGTGCGCTACCCGATCCTGCCGAAGATCACCAAGGCCGGTAGCCGCGCCGCCCGCCGGGAGATCCTGCACATCCGCGATTCCTCGCTCTACATGCCCCGCGACTTCGACATCTCGCCCTATTTCGAAGTCGTCAAACCCACCATCGTGCACGGCTTCGACTACACAGCCCTGCACTGGGCCGACAAGCAAAAGCCGCTCGAGGAGGTAGCGGGCTCATTCGGTGTGTTTCCAGAAACGGTCAGTTCGCCGCCGCTCGTTCCTGAAGCGATTGACGAAGAAGCGCCGGCTGAGGTTCCGGCTGAGCAAGTGAACGCGGTGACCGCTGAGGTCGAACGCGGCTCCGATCATTTGCCGCTGCTGAAGAGGCTCGCGATGTACCGGCCGAGACGCCGGGGACGCTCGCGAGAGAGGGCAGCCTAG
- a CDS encoding metal-sensitive transcriptional regulator gives MRKDIKASVGKRLGRIEGQVRGLSKMVEEDRYCIDIVTQISAVRAALRRVEEEVLKDHVAHCVEHAIASGDKSDQREKIAELMAVIGRAER, from the coding sequence ATGCGCAAGGACATCAAGGCATCCGTCGGAAAACGCCTCGGCCGGATCGAGGGCCAGGTTCGCGGCCTCTCGAAGATGGTGGAGGAGGACCGCTACTGCATCGACATCGTCACGCAGATCTCGGCGGTGCGGGCCGCGCTGCGCCGGGTCGAGGAAGAGGTCTTGAAGGACCACGTCGCGCACTGCGTCGAGCATGCGATCGCGAGCGGCGACAAGTCGGACCAGCGGGAAAAGATTGCGGAACTGATGGCGGTGATCGGGCGGGCGGAGCGGTAG